A single genomic interval of Apis cerana isolate GH-2021 linkage group LG2, AcerK_1.0, whole genome shotgun sequence harbors:
- the LOC107996906 gene encoding transmembrane protein 8B isoform X4 yields the protein MLRKKFYGPEAGDWFVGAYLSHWDEKVQQQGLGHKCHYSIGSVAIWTQINSIENIPIGYQQTLRTKETTSYYKIYIPSGTWNFRLDIWGCNFTVLKFHNIHEPCIKNMVLQGRSLPVFNHSQPIKNRNLTMLDSYTFIESSPYEDSYYYLMIVSDSIIEVNVKVVTFECPIRITEKSFIKQYLDAPSFSKALAQLHMKDLTNHLHYNENKNNESFYNGNNFKNQFHVLDENFDDSCVPRYQLVRIKHSQTFSGVYLLQGREWLTSWVMLTDIHPVITQFNILPLIDIGGTLDISAHLEMDKIITKQLVKVILCIRRGRIPNRIKNNIICENSRMSMILSSFDKHDGSLLIPYPQPDTWYVTLDATCYFNGRPVNCEMEEILVSLDIRTRQCVFPGNYPCGHHGTCQEIHRDILFYTTCKCFEGYKGWGCTDATSANSEFSLLITTLMLTLSNGFFIPAIYLAVKRGLYTEGLVYLATMLFSSMYHACDQHVMTYCIAKYEVLQYSDFFSSILAFWVTLIAMAELPIHFVSVCHMFGVFIIAFGVQSNKTSLISILIPLGMAIMIPMGTYVYRCFHFKKWKKPINTSKLLAGLILAIIGLLLFSLVETESNYQYVHSAWHVIIAISLIFLLPPSRLEQIGSSDTSYDSELLDYKDPSSSPIFTITNGQEHLVIASN from the exons ATGCTTAGAAAGAAAT TTTATGGACCAGAAGCTGGTGATTGGTTTGTAGGAGCATATTTATCTCATTGGGATGAAAAAGTTCAGCAGCAG ggaCTTGGTCATAAATGTCATTATAGTATAGGTTCGGTAGCTATATGGACACAAATTAatagtattgaaaatattcctaTTGGTTATCAACAAACTTTAAGAACAAAAGAAACTACTTCTTACTACAA GATATATATCCCATCAGGAACTTGGAATTTTCGCTTAGACATTTGGGGTTGTAATTTTACTGTgcttaaatttcataatatacatgaaccttgtataaaaaatatggttCTACAAGGACGTTCTTTGCCTGTTTTTAATCATTCTCaaccaattaaaaatagaaatttaactaTGTTAGATTCATATACTTTTATAGAATCCTCTCCTTATGAagatagttattattatttgatgattGTTTCAGATAGCATTATTGAAGTAAATGTCAAAGTAGTTACTTTTG AATGTCCAATCAGAATAacagaaaaatcttttataaaacaatatttagatGCACCTTCATTTTCTAAAGCATTAGCTCAATTGCATATGAAAGATTTAACAaatcatttacattataatgaaaataaaaataatgaatcattttataatggaaataatttcaaaaatcaatttcatgtattagatgaaaattttgatgattCATGTGTTCCAAGATATCAACTTGTTAGAATTAAACATTCACAAACATTTTCAGGAGTCTATCTATTACag GGTAGAGAATGGTTAACTTCATGGGTGATGTTAACTGATATACATCCAGTAATtacacaatttaatattttaccatTAATTGATATTGGTGGTACACTTGATATAAGTGCTCATTTAGAAATGGATAAA ataataaCAAAGCAGTTAGTAAAAGTCATACTTTGTATTCGGCGTGGACGAATTCCAAatagaattaagaataatattatatgtgagAATTCAAGAATGTCAATGATTTTATCTTCGTTTGATAAACATGATGGAAGTTTATTGATTCCATATCCACAACCAGATACTTGGTATGTTACTTTAGATGCAACATGTTATTTTAATGG aagACCAGTGAATTGTGAAATGGAAGAGATTTTAGTATCATTAGATATAAGGACTAGACAATGTGTATTTCCTGGAAATTATCCATGTGGTCACCATGGAACTTGTCAAGAAATTCATcgtgatattcttttttatacaacGTGTAAATGCTTTGaag GATATAAAGGATGGGGTTGCACTGATGCTACTAGTGCTAATTCTGAATTTTCTCTTCTCATAACAACATTGATGCTTACTTTAAGTAATGGTTTTTTTATACCTGCTATATATTTAGCTGTTAAACGTGGATTGTATACCGAAGGATTAGTATATTTAGCAACTatgcttttttcttctatgTATCATGCTTGTGATCAACATGTTATGACTTATTGCATTGCAAAGTATGAA gtTTTACAAtatagtgattttttttcaagtatatTAGCATTTTGGGTAACACTTATTGCAATGGCTGAATTACCAATTCATTTTGTATCTGTATGTCATATGTTTGGAGTTTTCATTATAGCTTTTGGCGTTCAATCTAATAAAACAAGTCttattagtatattaataCCTTTAGGAATGGCTATTATGATTCCA atggGGACATATGTTTATCgatgttttcattttaaaaaatggaaaaaaccTATTAACACTTCAAAATTATTAGCTGGTTTAATACTTGCAATTATAGGTTTACTGCTCTTTTCTTTAGTTGAAACAGAATCAAATTATcag tatgtCCATAGTGCATGGCATGTAATAATAGCTATCtcattgatatttcttttacctCCATCGCGATTAGAACAAATTGGTTCTTCGGATACCAGCTATGATAGTGAATTACTTGATTACAAAGATCCATCAAGTAGtccaatttttacaataacaaaTGGTCAAGAACATTTAGTAATTgcatcaaattga
- the LOC107996906 gene encoding post-GPI attachment to proteins factor 6 isoform X2 has translation MILQFHVLLILLFFPAKECIMPEASQEGLLHSFKSYSDIVMFHYTVPKEVLRATWQFAAFMDGQECLERNVHIYLQWGSYPVIFINNDTFPSNMYPKRNHTIIVSTITTFEPKTTAIVPVYGPEAGDWFVGAYLSHWDEKVQQQGLGHKCHYSIGSVAIWTQINSIENIPIGYQQTLRTKETTSYYKIYIPSGTWNFRLDIWGCNFTVLKFHNIHEPCIKNMVLQGRSLPVFNHSQPIKNRNLTMLDSYTFIESSPYEDSYYYLMIVSDSIIEVNVKVVTFECPIRITEKSFIKQYLDAPSFSKALAQLHMKDLTNHLHYNENKNNESFYNGNNFKNQFHVLDENFDDSCVPRYQLVRIKHSQTFSGVYLLQGREWLTSWVMLTDIHPVITQFNILPLIDIGGTLDISAHLEMDKIITKQLVKVILCIRRGRIPNRIKNNIICENSRMSMILSSFDKHDGSLLIPYPQPDTWYVTLDATCYFNGRPVNCEMEEILVSLDIRTRQCVFPGNYPCGHHGTCQEIHRDILFYTTCKCFEGYKGWGCTDATSANSEFSLLITTLMLTLSNGFFIPAIYLAVKRGLYTEGLVYLATMLFSSMYHACDQHVMTYCIAKYEVLQYSDFFSSILAFWVTLIAMAELPIHFVSVCHMFGVFIIAFGVQSNKTSLISILIPLGMAIMIPMGTYVYRCFHFKKWKKPINTSKLLAGLILAIIGLLLFSLVETESNYQYVHSAWHVIIAISLIFLLPPSRLEQIGSSDTSYDSELLDYKDPSSSPIFTITNGQEHLVIASN, from the exons ATGATTCTACAATTTCacgttcttttaattttattattttttccag ctaAAGAATGTATTATGCCAGAAGCAAGTCAAGAAGGATTATTACAttcttttaaaagttattcagATATAGTTATGTTTCATTACACAGTTCCAAAAGAAGTACTCAGAGCTACTTGGCAATTTGCAGCATTTATGGATGGCCAAGAATGCTTAGAAAGAAATgtacatat atatttacaaTGGGGTAGTTACCctgtgatatttataaataatgatacattTCCTAGTAATATGTATCCTAAGCGTAATCATACTATCATAGTTTCTACAATTACAACATTTGAACCAAAAACAACTGCAATTGTTCCAGTTTATGGACCAGAAGCTGGTGATTGGTTTGTAGGAGCATATTTATCTCATTGGGATGAAAAAGTTCAGCAGCAG ggaCTTGGTCATAAATGTCATTATAGTATAGGTTCGGTAGCTATATGGACACAAATTAatagtattgaaaatattcctaTTGGTTATCAACAAACTTTAAGAACAAAAGAAACTACTTCTTACTACAA GATATATATCCCATCAGGAACTTGGAATTTTCGCTTAGACATTTGGGGTTGTAATTTTACTGTgcttaaatttcataatatacatgaaccttgtataaaaaatatggttCTACAAGGACGTTCTTTGCCTGTTTTTAATCATTCTCaaccaattaaaaatagaaatttaactaTGTTAGATTCATATACTTTTATAGAATCCTCTCCTTATGAagatagttattattatttgatgattGTTTCAGATAGCATTATTGAAGTAAATGTCAAAGTAGTTACTTTTG AATGTCCAATCAGAATAacagaaaaatcttttataaaacaatatttagatGCACCTTCATTTTCTAAAGCATTAGCTCAATTGCATATGAAAGATTTAACAaatcatttacattataatgaaaataaaaataatgaatcattttataatggaaataatttcaaaaatcaatttcatgtattagatgaaaattttgatgattCATGTGTTCCAAGATATCAACTTGTTAGAATTAAACATTCACAAACATTTTCAGGAGTCTATCTATTACag GGTAGAGAATGGTTAACTTCATGGGTGATGTTAACTGATATACATCCAGTAATtacacaatttaatattttaccatTAATTGATATTGGTGGTACACTTGATATAAGTGCTCATTTAGAAATGGATAAA ataataaCAAAGCAGTTAGTAAAAGTCATACTTTGTATTCGGCGTGGACGAATTCCAAatagaattaagaataatattatatgtgagAATTCAAGAATGTCAATGATTTTATCTTCGTTTGATAAACATGATGGAAGTTTATTGATTCCATATCCACAACCAGATACTTGGTATGTTACTTTAGATGCAACATGTTATTTTAATGG aagACCAGTGAATTGTGAAATGGAAGAGATTTTAGTATCATTAGATATAAGGACTAGACAATGTGTATTTCCTGGAAATTATCCATGTGGTCACCATGGAACTTGTCAAGAAATTCATcgtgatattcttttttatacaacGTGTAAATGCTTTGaag GATATAAAGGATGGGGTTGCACTGATGCTACTAGTGCTAATTCTGAATTTTCTCTTCTCATAACAACATTGATGCTTACTTTAAGTAATGGTTTTTTTATACCTGCTATATATTTAGCTGTTAAACGTGGATTGTATACCGAAGGATTAGTATATTTAGCAACTatgcttttttcttctatgTATCATGCTTGTGATCAACATGTTATGACTTATTGCATTGCAAAGTATGAA gtTTTACAAtatagtgattttttttcaagtatatTAGCATTTTGGGTAACACTTATTGCAATGGCTGAATTACCAATTCATTTTGTATCTGTATGTCATATGTTTGGAGTTTTCATTATAGCTTTTGGCGTTCAATCTAATAAAACAAGTCttattagtatattaataCCTTTAGGAATGGCTATTATGATTCCA atggGGACATATGTTTATCgatgttttcattttaaaaaatggaaaaaaccTATTAACACTTCAAAATTATTAGCTGGTTTAATACTTGCAATTATAGGTTTACTGCTCTTTTCTTTAGTTGAAACAGAATCAAATTATcag tatgtCCATAGTGCATGGCATGTAATAATAGCTATCtcattgatatttcttttacctCCATCGCGATTAGAACAAATTGGTTCTTCGGATACCAGCTATGATAGTGAATTACTTGATTACAAAGATCCATCAAGTAGtccaatttttacaataacaaaTGGTCAAGAACATTTAGTAATTgcatcaaattga
- the LOC107996906 gene encoding transmembrane protein 8B isoform X3, whose product MYPKRNHTIIVSTITTFEPKTTAIVPVYGPEAGDWFVGAYLSHWDEKVQQQGLGHKCHYSIGSVAIWTQINSIENIPIGYQQTLRTKETTSYYKIYIPSGTWNFRLDIWGCNFTVLKFHNIHEPCIKNMVLQGRSLPVFNHSQPIKNRNLTMLDSYTFIESSPYEDSYYYLMIVSDSIIEVNVKVVTFECPIRITEKSFIKQYLDAPSFSKALAQLHMKDLTNHLHYNENKNNESFYNGNNFKNQFHVLDENFDDSCVPRYQLVRIKHSQTFSGVYLLQGREWLTSWVMLTDIHPVITQFNILPLIDIGGTLDISAHLEMDKIITKQLVKVILCIRRGRIPNRIKNNIICENSRMSMILSSFDKHDGSLLIPYPQPDTWYVTLDATCYFNGRPVNCEMEEILVSLDIRTRQCVFPGNYPCGHHGTCQEIHRDILFYTTCKCFEGYKGWGCTDATSANSEFSLLITTLMLTLSNGFFIPAIYLAVKRGLYTEGLVYLATMLFSSMYHACDQHVMTYCIAKYEVLQYSDFFSSILAFWVTLIAMAELPIHFVSVCHMFGVFIIAFGVQSNKTSLISILIPLGMAIMIPMGTYVYRCFHFKKWKKPINTSKLLAGLILAIIGLLLFSLVETESNYQYVHSAWHVIIAISLIFLLPPSRLEQIGSSDTSYDSELLDYKDPSSSPIFTITNGQEHLVIASN is encoded by the exons ATGTATCCTAAGCGTAATCATACTATCATAGTTTCTACAATTACAACATTTGAACCAAAAACAACTGCAATTGTTCCAGTTTATGGACCAGAAGCTGGTGATTGGTTTGTAGGAGCATATTTATCTCATTGGGATGAAAAAGTTCAGCAGCAG ggaCTTGGTCATAAATGTCATTATAGTATAGGTTCGGTAGCTATATGGACACAAATTAatagtattgaaaatattcctaTTGGTTATCAACAAACTTTAAGAACAAAAGAAACTACTTCTTACTACAA GATATATATCCCATCAGGAACTTGGAATTTTCGCTTAGACATTTGGGGTTGTAATTTTACTGTgcttaaatttcataatatacatgaaccttgtataaaaaatatggttCTACAAGGACGTTCTTTGCCTGTTTTTAATCATTCTCaaccaattaaaaatagaaatttaactaTGTTAGATTCATATACTTTTATAGAATCCTCTCCTTATGAagatagttattattatttgatgattGTTTCAGATAGCATTATTGAAGTAAATGTCAAAGTAGTTACTTTTG AATGTCCAATCAGAATAacagaaaaatcttttataaaacaatatttagatGCACCTTCATTTTCTAAAGCATTAGCTCAATTGCATATGAAAGATTTAACAaatcatttacattataatgaaaataaaaataatgaatcattttataatggaaataatttcaaaaatcaatttcatgtattagatgaaaattttgatgattCATGTGTTCCAAGATATCAACTTGTTAGAATTAAACATTCACAAACATTTTCAGGAGTCTATCTATTACag GGTAGAGAATGGTTAACTTCATGGGTGATGTTAACTGATATACATCCAGTAATtacacaatttaatattttaccatTAATTGATATTGGTGGTACACTTGATATAAGTGCTCATTTAGAAATGGATAAA ataataaCAAAGCAGTTAGTAAAAGTCATACTTTGTATTCGGCGTGGACGAATTCCAAatagaattaagaataatattatatgtgagAATTCAAGAATGTCAATGATTTTATCTTCGTTTGATAAACATGATGGAAGTTTATTGATTCCATATCCACAACCAGATACTTGGTATGTTACTTTAGATGCAACATGTTATTTTAATGG aagACCAGTGAATTGTGAAATGGAAGAGATTTTAGTATCATTAGATATAAGGACTAGACAATGTGTATTTCCTGGAAATTATCCATGTGGTCACCATGGAACTTGTCAAGAAATTCATcgtgatattcttttttatacaacGTGTAAATGCTTTGaag GATATAAAGGATGGGGTTGCACTGATGCTACTAGTGCTAATTCTGAATTTTCTCTTCTCATAACAACATTGATGCTTACTTTAAGTAATGGTTTTTTTATACCTGCTATATATTTAGCTGTTAAACGTGGATTGTATACCGAAGGATTAGTATATTTAGCAACTatgcttttttcttctatgTATCATGCTTGTGATCAACATGTTATGACTTATTGCATTGCAAAGTATGAA gtTTTACAAtatagtgattttttttcaagtatatTAGCATTTTGGGTAACACTTATTGCAATGGCTGAATTACCAATTCATTTTGTATCTGTATGTCATATGTTTGGAGTTTTCATTATAGCTTTTGGCGTTCAATCTAATAAAACAAGTCttattagtatattaataCCTTTAGGAATGGCTATTATGATTCCA atggGGACATATGTTTATCgatgttttcattttaaaaaatggaaaaaaccTATTAACACTTCAAAATTATTAGCTGGTTTAATACTTGCAATTATAGGTTTACTGCTCTTTTCTTTAGTTGAAACAGAATCAAATTATcag tatgtCCATAGTGCATGGCATGTAATAATAGCTATCtcattgatatttcttttacctCCATCGCGATTAGAACAAATTGGTTCTTCGGATACCAGCTATGATAGTGAATTACTTGATTACAAAGATCCATCAAGTAGtccaatttttacaataacaaaTGGTCAAGAACATTTAGTAATTgcatcaaattga
- the LOC107996906 gene encoding post-GPI attachment to proteins factor 6 isoform X1, with the protein MLPICYFSRRYFMILQFHVLLILLFFPAKECIMPEASQEGLLHSFKSYSDIVMFHYTVPKEVLRATWQFAAFMDGQECLERNVHIYLQWGSYPVIFINNDTFPSNMYPKRNHTIIVSTITTFEPKTTAIVPVYGPEAGDWFVGAYLSHWDEKVQQQGLGHKCHYSIGSVAIWTQINSIENIPIGYQQTLRTKETTSYYKIYIPSGTWNFRLDIWGCNFTVLKFHNIHEPCIKNMVLQGRSLPVFNHSQPIKNRNLTMLDSYTFIESSPYEDSYYYLMIVSDSIIEVNVKVVTFECPIRITEKSFIKQYLDAPSFSKALAQLHMKDLTNHLHYNENKNNESFYNGNNFKNQFHVLDENFDDSCVPRYQLVRIKHSQTFSGVYLLQGREWLTSWVMLTDIHPVITQFNILPLIDIGGTLDISAHLEMDKIITKQLVKVILCIRRGRIPNRIKNNIICENSRMSMILSSFDKHDGSLLIPYPQPDTWYVTLDATCYFNGRPVNCEMEEILVSLDIRTRQCVFPGNYPCGHHGTCQEIHRDILFYTTCKCFEGYKGWGCTDATSANSEFSLLITTLMLTLSNGFFIPAIYLAVKRGLYTEGLVYLATMLFSSMYHACDQHVMTYCIAKYEVLQYSDFFSSILAFWVTLIAMAELPIHFVSVCHMFGVFIIAFGVQSNKTSLISILIPLGMAIMIPMGTYVYRCFHFKKWKKPINTSKLLAGLILAIIGLLLFSLVETESNYQYVHSAWHVIIAISLIFLLPPSRLEQIGSSDTSYDSELLDYKDPSSSPIFTITNGQEHLVIASN; encoded by the exons ATGCTTccaatatgttatttttctaGGCGATATTTCATGATTCTACAATTTCacgttcttttaattttattattttttccag ctaAAGAATGTATTATGCCAGAAGCAAGTCAAGAAGGATTATTACAttcttttaaaagttattcagATATAGTTATGTTTCATTACACAGTTCCAAAAGAAGTACTCAGAGCTACTTGGCAATTTGCAGCATTTATGGATGGCCAAGAATGCTTAGAAAGAAATgtacatat atatttacaaTGGGGTAGTTACCctgtgatatttataaataatgatacattTCCTAGTAATATGTATCCTAAGCGTAATCATACTATCATAGTTTCTACAATTACAACATTTGAACCAAAAACAACTGCAATTGTTCCAGTTTATGGACCAGAAGCTGGTGATTGGTTTGTAGGAGCATATTTATCTCATTGGGATGAAAAAGTTCAGCAGCAG ggaCTTGGTCATAAATGTCATTATAGTATAGGTTCGGTAGCTATATGGACACAAATTAatagtattgaaaatattcctaTTGGTTATCAACAAACTTTAAGAACAAAAGAAACTACTTCTTACTACAA GATATATATCCCATCAGGAACTTGGAATTTTCGCTTAGACATTTGGGGTTGTAATTTTACTGTgcttaaatttcataatatacatgaaccttgtataaaaaatatggttCTACAAGGACGTTCTTTGCCTGTTTTTAATCATTCTCaaccaattaaaaatagaaatttaactaTGTTAGATTCATATACTTTTATAGAATCCTCTCCTTATGAagatagttattattatttgatgattGTTTCAGATAGCATTATTGAAGTAAATGTCAAAGTAGTTACTTTTG AATGTCCAATCAGAATAacagaaaaatcttttataaaacaatatttagatGCACCTTCATTTTCTAAAGCATTAGCTCAATTGCATATGAAAGATTTAACAaatcatttacattataatgaaaataaaaataatgaatcattttataatggaaataatttcaaaaatcaatttcatgtattagatgaaaattttgatgattCATGTGTTCCAAGATATCAACTTGTTAGAATTAAACATTCACAAACATTTTCAGGAGTCTATCTATTACag GGTAGAGAATGGTTAACTTCATGGGTGATGTTAACTGATATACATCCAGTAATtacacaatttaatattttaccatTAATTGATATTGGTGGTACACTTGATATAAGTGCTCATTTAGAAATGGATAAA ataataaCAAAGCAGTTAGTAAAAGTCATACTTTGTATTCGGCGTGGACGAATTCCAAatagaattaagaataatattatatgtgagAATTCAAGAATGTCAATGATTTTATCTTCGTTTGATAAACATGATGGAAGTTTATTGATTCCATATCCACAACCAGATACTTGGTATGTTACTTTAGATGCAACATGTTATTTTAATGG aagACCAGTGAATTGTGAAATGGAAGAGATTTTAGTATCATTAGATATAAGGACTAGACAATGTGTATTTCCTGGAAATTATCCATGTGGTCACCATGGAACTTGTCAAGAAATTCATcgtgatattcttttttatacaacGTGTAAATGCTTTGaag GATATAAAGGATGGGGTTGCACTGATGCTACTAGTGCTAATTCTGAATTTTCTCTTCTCATAACAACATTGATGCTTACTTTAAGTAATGGTTTTTTTATACCTGCTATATATTTAGCTGTTAAACGTGGATTGTATACCGAAGGATTAGTATATTTAGCAACTatgcttttttcttctatgTATCATGCTTGTGATCAACATGTTATGACTTATTGCATTGCAAAGTATGAA gtTTTACAAtatagtgattttttttcaagtatatTAGCATTTTGGGTAACACTTATTGCAATGGCTGAATTACCAATTCATTTTGTATCTGTATGTCATATGTTTGGAGTTTTCATTATAGCTTTTGGCGTTCAATCTAATAAAACAAGTCttattagtatattaataCCTTTAGGAATGGCTATTATGATTCCA atggGGACATATGTTTATCgatgttttcattttaaaaaatggaaaaaaccTATTAACACTTCAAAATTATTAGCTGGTTTAATACTTGCAATTATAGGTTTACTGCTCTTTTCTTTAGTTGAAACAGAATCAAATTATcag tatgtCCATAGTGCATGGCATGTAATAATAGCTATCtcattgatatttcttttacctCCATCGCGATTAGAACAAATTGGTTCTTCGGATACCAGCTATGATAGTGAATTACTTGATTACAAAGATCCATCAAGTAGtccaatttttacaataacaaaTGGTCAAGAACATTTAGTAATTgcatcaaattga